AAATTTTAACTTTGCTGCTGAGACATTCGTTTGACCAATTAGCAGAAAACACAAAGCACAGCTTAATGCAATAACAAGAATTTTTTTCATAGTTATCCTCCTTTTTCTATTATATTATCCTATTTTATGGAATTTAAAACAGGTAAAACTACTCAATTTGATAGATATTGACATTGCTAGCGGTCTTTCGACCTAATTCAAGCTTTCCAAAAGCAAAAAAAGGAGGGGAAGTGCACCTCCTTTTATTAATTTATTGATGATTTCTATCTAATCATTCATGTAGCACCACATGGAAGATCTGACTTACGATCGGCTCCATAAGGATTTTCCGGATTTATATGTAATAGGAATGGGAACAGAAGTGGACGTTTGTGATGACGCTGCGGACCTTATTTCATCCGTTCGTAAAGGATTCCAAATTCTGTGCAATTTCACTCCCTATCTCGTTCAACGCCGCTTTTGTCCCGTATTTCCCATGGCTTTGGCCATTTTTATCCTGTCCCCCGCCTAACCCAAGGAATTGCTCGGACGGCTTAAAATGAAGGCCAAGCAGCGGAATTCCAAGCCTCGAATGAAAGCCAAGCTGATAGGCTGCGCTTGGGTAGGGTTCCATCGCTTTCGGCGGATCAAATTCAATCCCAGGTTCGACCCTTTCAAACAGAGCGCAGTGCTCTCTCCCTAGAAGAATGACCATGCCGGGCCTTAAAAACTCGAGCTTTTCCTGCAAAAACTCCCGTGAAAAATCAGAACCGAGCAAACTAAGCTTTTCTTTAATCCTCCCCATATGCGTACGTGTTGCAAAAGGGAAAAAGTCCGAATGAACCACGTTTTGAAGATGGGGAGATCCGTAAAAAGAACCGCCCATTCCATTTAAGAAACCTTCCAGCTTCGCTCCCCCGGGTTTGCCAAACCATGTCCGGTACGCTTTTCCCTCCTTAAAATACGATTGATAGAACTCAATCGCAGACTCTAACTGAGCCTCATCCTTCGCATACTCGGCTAATGATCGTCCCTCTTCCCGAATATGAAATCTTGCCAGGTCCCCAAGCAGCAGCTGATCGTTCTGATTGAGAAATTCCTTTGGAGACGGATTGGTGGCCATGGTCACCCAGCTGCCCGGAACCGCCTCCCCGAGCCAGACAACCGGTGTGGCTCTTTCGATGAACTCATGAGAAATCGGGGTCTGGAGCAGTTCTTCCTGGTACATGGAAGCTCTGGCTAGCAGTGATTTCGCCTTTGTTAATCGATCATCTGAGAGAGAGATTAAGCTCACTTATTTTCGCCTCCTTTTTCGGAAAGGTCTATAAACCATCTCCTAAAGGAATGCTTTTTAAACCAGATGAACTCTCCCTATAAAATTGAATGAGTAGTGACACACTAAAAAGCACTTATTGAAGCAAAGGACGTGTCAGGAATGGATTTTTATCAAAGCCAGGAAACGCTCACCATCATGGAATGGGTTCTGCGGTCGGTTATCGGTTTTGTCTTTTTAGTGATTGTCGCAAAAGTATTAGGCCAGCGCACCATTTCCCAGCTGCGGCTGCTCGATTTCGTCATTGCCTTAGTCATCGGAAATATCATTGCACACCCCTTATCTGATCAGCACTTGGGATTGCAGGGCTCAATTGTTTCCACGATTGTATTAGTCGCCTTGTATAGTCTGGGTATTCAGCTGAACCTTAAGTGGCCTGGTTTTAGAAGATTCATTAATCATAAATCCATTACCGTCGTAGAAAATGGTGAAATTCTTAATAAGGGATTAAAAAAAGCAAGAATTTCTATTGATGTGCTTTTGGAGGAATTAAGAGAAGATAAAGTAGACGACGTAAAAAAAGTAGCATTAGCCATTTGGGAAGCAGATGGGAAACTATCCGTATTTTTGCATCCGGATTACGAACCCCTTACACCCGCTTCCCTTAAGCTAAAATCGGAGCCATTTGACTTTCCCAGAACGATAATTATGGAGGGAAGGGTGCTATCCGAGGTATTACGCCAGCTGCACAAGGAGGAAAGCTGGGTGATCAGCCGTTTGGAAAGCCTTTATCAAGCGGAGGTTCAGCATGTACTGCTTGCAACCTTGGATGGTAAGGAACAGCTGAAGGTATTTTTATATCATTGAGTTTTGGGCAGCTCAATCTCCTTTACTTTCTGGCGCATTTCTTCAGTCCACCATGCTCCGCAATCATCCGATACGACGCAAGCCGCACATGCATCCAGGTCGTAGACCATCATCCCAGTGATCGGAGGGGAATAAAGATGCAGTGTAACTAAATCAGTCCCTCCTGCAGACTTCATCTTATGCACCCCTTTCCTTGGTGCATAAAACAACTTCCCCTCTTGATGGATCTCTTCAAATAACTCAGACGGCCACCCCTTTTCGCTCACTTCATATACGGTGTTAAGAGACGTTCCATTCAGCACTTGAATCCATCCTTGTGAATTTCCATGATCATGGGGAGCACACTCCACCTGCGACCAATTCATAACGAGTAATTCGACTTCATCATTTTGAAAGATAAGCTTGCGGTAGTAAGGATTTCCATCCGCTGATTTCAGCATTGGGGCCACCTCTTCAAGCTTGACATCCAATTTTTGCAGAACTTCCTTCAATTCTTTCTTGGAAGGCTTCTTTAAAGAATGGAATACGTTCATGGTCTTATCCTTAAGCTTCATGAATTTCTCCTCCTTAAGCAGAGCTCATTCCTTCATACTTATGATTCCTAATAGAACGCTTATGAATAAACTTCACTCTATACCCTCAGCAAATCCCGTATATCCTCTTCCGTCAGCGTAAACGGCATTTTCTCATCCAGATCCACGATTTCTTTAATAAGCTGCCGCTTTTTATCCTGCAGCTCGTTCATTTTCTCCTCAATCGTGCCGCGTGTGACAAGCTTGATGACGTTTACTGTGTTCGTCTGTCCCATCCGGTGCGCACGGTCAGCGGCCTGTTCCTCCACCGCTGGATTCCACCATGTATCAAAGTGAATGACGGTGTCCGCGCCTGTTAAGTTCAAGCCTGTACCGCCCGCTTTCAGTGAAATGAGAAAAAGATTCCGTTCGCCTGCATTAAACCGGGTACACAGTTCAACCCTTTCCGCGAGTGCGGTTTGGCCATCCAGATAGAAATACGGCAAGCCCTGAACCGCTAATGCTCGTCCGATCATGTCAAGCATGGAGGTGAACTGGGAGAAGATCAGCACTCTTCTACCTGAGAGGCGGGCCTCCTCCAGGATGTTCATGAGCTGATCAAATTTCGCCGACCCTCCGCTGTATCCGTCAACGAACAGGGATGGATGACAGCAGATTTGCCGCAGCCGTGTAATTCCGGCTAAAATCTTAATCTTGTTTTTTTGAATGGTCTCTTTATCCAAGTGCTTCAGGGTATCGTGGCGAAGCTTTGCCAGGTAGGCCGCGTACAGCTTTTTCTGCTCGGGGAGCAGCTCGACGATTTCCATCGACTCAATTTTCTCAGGAAGCTCGGAAAGCACGTCCTCCTTCATTCTGCGGAGCATAAAAGGACGAATTCGCCTTGCGACCTTTTTCCTTGTGAGCGTGCTGTATTCCTTCAACCCCATTAACAGCTCCGGAAAGACAACATGGAAGATCGACCAAAGTTCTTCCCGCGAATTCTCCACAGGTGTTCCTGTCAGCGCGAACCGGTGATCGGCCTGAATCCTTTTGACAGCTCTTGCCGTCTGTGTGATTGGATTTTTAAAGGCCTGCGCTTCATCAAAAAAGACCGTATGGAAAACCCGTTTTTCGTATTCGTGTATATCCCGTCTCACAAGCGGATAGGACGTGATAAGGACATCTGCAGCTGCATCATCCCGGAAACGGTCCGCTCTCTCCGTCCGGCTGCCGTCCATGATGATGGCCTCGATTTCCGGTGCAAACGTGCCGATTTCATTTTTCCAGTTATACAGCAGGGAAGAAGGGCAAACAATCAGGACCGGCCTTTTTAACCGGCGGATTTCAGGAAGAACGGACACGATATACGCAATGCTTTGCAGCGTTTTCCCAAGCCCCATATCATCCGCAAGAATCCCTCCAAATCCGTTCCTGGCGAGTGATTTCATCCACCGGTATCCGTTTTTTTGGTAATCCCTCAGAACAGATTCCAGCTTCTCGGGAACAGCAAATTCCAGCTCATCCGGGTGGAGAAGACCGTTCAGCAGCTGCTGAACCGAGTCCTCGAGCGTCAGTGTATCGGAAACTTTAATGGAATCCAGAAGCTGAAGCCCTTTGATCAGTGGGACTTCAAGCTCTTTTTCCCAGTCCTCCGCCTGTACCGGCATCGCTGTTAAGAATCGGTAAATCTCCTCATATTCCCGTGTTTCAAGGGAAAGCAGAGCCCCGCTTCGCAACCGGTAATATTTCCGCTTTTCATCCAGTGCCGCCAGAACATCGCGGATTTCTTTTTCCGGGATTCCGTCCATTTCAAACTTAAACTCCAGCCAGTTCGTGCGCTCCCGTTTAGCCTCCACCTTGATTCTCGGTCCTGCCGTCTCTTTAAAAATCCGGCTTCGAACGGCAGTCGTAGCATGCACCTGGACAAACTTTTCAAGCTTCGGCAGTACATGATACAAAAACTCATACTCCAAAAGCTCATTTTGCAGATAATAGCCGCTGTCCGTCCGGGCAAACGAGCTTTCCTCCATCAGCTTGAGGATCAGATCCTCCTTCTCCGAATCGCGGATAACCCTTGACAGAGCGCGCACTTCCTGTTCGTCGAGAGGATTAAAAACAATATTTCCGTAATGAAATTCAAGACCTGCAAGCAGCCGGTTTTTCACTCTGTCCAAATAGAGTTTGGCTGTTAGCGATGCTTCAGCCATCCGTTTGGAAATCGTCTCTGAAACGGCAACCTCCCCGAGCTTTCGGAGCCCTGGAACCACTTTTTCCAGATAAAGATTGACCTGCTGCGGAGGAATGGGAATCGTGTTTTTTCCTGAAGCATCAATGACCCGTTTCAGTTCAGCCAAGCGTTCAAAATTTTCCGTCCCCAGCTGAAACAATACTCCTGTAGATAAAACCGATTGGTAGGGCTTCAAGAAAATCAGGTCTTGCAATCCACCCGCTTTCAGCTCATACCCTCTGCCTTCTTCGTAAAAATCAAATTGAAGCGGCAGGACGCCTTCAGATAGACGAAGACCCGAATAGATTTCCCCGTTGACCTCAAGCTCTGCAAAAGGCGCTCTCATAAGGGATGGGAGAAGCAGACTCCATGAAAAAGGAGAAAGGAGCAGCTGATGGCTTTCCTTTTCAGCCGTCTCATTTTGTACAACCTTAAAAAGCTGCTGAATCACAGCATCTGATTCTTTCGTAAAACAATGAGACAATGGATCAAACTTGAAGTGGGACGTAAGCTGGAAGGGCTGTCCGCTTATGATGTTTTCCAGAAAGGCCTTCATCTTCCGGACTTTTACCGATTCAACAGTGAGTTCCAGTGCAAGCAGAAGCTCACCGTCTTCCCTTTGAACCGGCTTGCACGTAAACACCGCATTCAGTACGGTGCGATTTTCAAAGTAGTTCTGCTCCCCTGTTTTACGGTTTTGCCGGTCCTTGAAGGCCGTCAGCAATTCCTCCGTCAAGGCATAGTCAGGAACGGCGGGTGCCTCTCCCTCCGCTTGGATCTCAGGAACCGTCCCGATTGTCTGATGTTCATCAATCGTCAGCAAGACCGCCGCTATGTGCTGGCATTGC
The Metabacillus sp. FJAT-52054 genome window above contains:
- a CDS encoding DUF421 domain-containing protein; this translates as MDFYQSQETLTIMEWVLRSVIGFVFLVIVAKVLGQRTISQLRLLDFVIALVIGNIIAHPLSDQHLGLQGSIVSTIVLVALYSLGIQLNLKWPGFRRFINHKSITVVENGEILNKGLKKARISIDVLLEELREDKVDDVKKVALAIWEADGKLSVFLHPDYEPLTPASLKLKSEPFDFPRTIIMEGRVLSEVLRQLHKEESWVISRLESLYQAEVQHVLLATLDGKEQLKVFLYH
- a CDS encoding cysteine dioxygenase family protein encodes the protein MKLKDKTMNVFHSLKKPSKKELKEVLQKLDVKLEEVAPMLKSADGNPYYRKLIFQNDEVELLVMNWSQVECAPHDHGNSQGWIQVLNGTSLNTVYEVSEKGWPSELFEEIHQEGKLFYAPRKGVHKMKSAGGTDLVTLHLYSPPITGMMVYDLDACAACVVSDDCGAWWTEEMRQKVKEIELPKTQ
- a CDS encoding SNF2 helicase associated domain-containing protein; amino-acid sequence: MKIELNKKIIEKLCGQVSLKSGDSLRRSNKVKFQEYRENGCHATVQSTEDFRVSVTVEPDGTFHAACSCPKLISFKQQCQHIAAVLLTIDEHQTIGTVPEIQAEGEAPAVPDYALTEELLTAFKDRQNRKTGEQNYFENRTVLNAVFTCKPVQREDGELLLALELTVESVKVRKMKAFLENIISGQPFQLTSHFKFDPLSHCFTKESDAVIQQLFKVVQNETAEKESHQLLLSPFSWSLLLPSLMRAPFAELEVNGEIYSGLRLSEGVLPLQFDFYEEGRGYELKAGGLQDLIFLKPYQSVLSTGVLFQLGTENFERLAELKRVIDASGKNTIPIPPQQVNLYLEKVVPGLRKLGEVAVSETISKRMAEASLTAKLYLDRVKNRLLAGLEFHYGNIVFNPLDEQEVRALSRVIRDSEKEDLILKLMEESSFARTDSGYYLQNELLEYEFLYHVLPKLEKFVQVHATTAVRSRIFKETAGPRIKVEAKRERTNWLEFKFEMDGIPEKEIRDVLAALDEKRKYYRLRSGALLSLETREYEEIYRFLTAMPVQAEDWEKELEVPLIKGLQLLDSIKVSDTLTLEDSVQQLLNGLLHPDELEFAVPEKLESVLRDYQKNGYRWMKSLARNGFGGILADDMGLGKTLQSIAYIVSVLPEIRRLKRPVLIVCPSSLLYNWKNEIGTFAPEIEAIIMDGSRTERADRFRDDAAADVLITSYPLVRRDIHEYEKRVFHTVFFDEAQAFKNPITQTARAVKRIQADHRFALTGTPVENSREELWSIFHVVFPELLMGLKEYSTLTRKKVARRIRPFMLRRMKEDVLSELPEKIESMEIVELLPEQKKLYAAYLAKLRHDTLKHLDKETIQKNKIKILAGITRLRQICCHPSLFVDGYSGGSAKFDQLMNILEEARLSGRRVLIFSQFTSMLDMIGRALAVQGLPYFYLDGQTALAERVELCTRFNAGERNLFLISLKAGGTGLNLTGADTVIHFDTWWNPAVEEQAADRAHRMGQTNTVNVIKLVTRGTIEEKMNELQDKKRQLIKEIVDLDEKMPFTLTEEDIRDLLRV